A window of Polaromonas hydrogenivorans contains these coding sequences:
- a CDS encoding TRAP transporter substrate-binding protein has translation MKVIRLIFLAGLACAAMAHAEPITLTLAHATMTSHPAHLAAMQFARRVEERTHGQIKTEIFPAAQLGSENEMLKKVKLGAIDMDVSSPNYMIKYEKTFAVVVMPYVFDNYEHAHRVLDGPAMAWLAPLAEKQGFVILSNWEWGFRNLSNNQRPINQPEDVRGLKIRVPPVVEVETTMQALGAEVSKISFKDLYAALSQGLVDGQENPLNVIYYNKLYEVQKHLALTRHVYYNTMHLISAKSWAMLTPVQQKIVREESKAAGDGMRKKIIAEEDELIAKMIDAGVRVTRPDLKAFRARVEPVYQEISAYTGEANVQRFLKMVEDERKK, from the coding sequence ATGAAAGTGATTCGTCTGATATTCCTCGCCGGGCTGGCCTGCGCTGCGATGGCGCACGCCGAGCCGATCACCTTGACGCTTGCGCATGCCACCATGACCTCGCACCCGGCCCACCTGGCGGCGATGCAGTTTGCCAGGCGGGTCGAAGAGCGCACCCACGGGCAAATCAAGACCGAGATATTCCCGGCGGCTCAGCTCGGCAGCGAAAACGAAATGCTAAAAAAGGTCAAACTCGGCGCGATTGACATGGACGTGTCCTCGCCGAACTACATGATCAAGTACGAAAAAACCTTCGCAGTCGTGGTCATGCCTTATGTATTCGACAACTACGAGCATGCGCACCGGGTACTCGACGGCCCGGCGATGGCCTGGCTCGCGCCGCTGGCCGAGAAGCAGGGCTTCGTGATCTTGTCCAACTGGGAATGGGGCTTTCGCAACCTGAGCAACAACCAGCGCCCGATCAACCAGCCCGAGGATGTGCGCGGCCTGAAGATACGCGTGCCGCCCGTGGTTGAAGTCGAGACCACCATGCAGGCGCTGGGCGCAGAGGTCAGCAAGATCAGCTTCAAGGATCTCTACGCTGCGTTGTCGCAAGGACTGGTAGATGGCCAGGAAAACCCGCTCAACGTCATTTATTACAACAAGCTGTACGAGGTGCAGAAGCACCTTGCGCTGACGCGGCATGTTTACTACAACACCATGCACCTGATCAGCGCCAAAAGCTGGGCGATGCTCACGCCGGTGCAGCAAAAAATTGTGCGCGAAGAAAGCAAGGCGGCAGGTGACGGCATGCGCAAAAAAATCATTGCCGAAGAGGACGAGTTGATCGCCAAAATGATCGATGCCGGAGTGAGGGTCACACGCCCCGACCTCAAGGCGTTTCGCGCCAGGGTGGAACCCGTTTATCAGGAAATTTCTGCCTACACGGGCGAAGCGAACGTGCAAAGGTTTCTGAAAATGGTCGAAGATGAGCGCAAGAAATGA
- a CDS encoding TRAP transporter substrate-binding protein has protein sequence MKTIRFTFIAALAFAACAVAAHAEPLTLTFSHGTPTTHPEHLAALKFARRVEERTQGQIRFEIFPAGQLGSENEVLEKVRLGALDMAASTQNYLIKYEKAFAVITMPYVFDNYEHAHRVLDGPAMTWLAPLAKKQGFVMLSNWEWGFRNLTNNQRPINQPGDVRGLRIRVPPVLGLEATMQALGAQISKIGFNELPLALSQGMVDGQENPLNVIYFFKLHEAQKHLALTRHVYYNQVHLMSAKSWARLTPAQQTIVREESKAAGDGARKAIIAEEDELIAKMAAAGVKVTRPDPRPFRAMMEPAHQKIKLLAGEENVRKFLNMVEDERRP, from the coding sequence ATGAAAACCATCCGTTTCACATTCATCGCGGCGCTCGCCTTCGCAGCCTGCGCAGTCGCGGCGCATGCCGAACCGCTCACCCTGACCTTCTCTCATGGCACCCCGACCACGCACCCGGAGCATCTGGCGGCGCTGAAGTTTGCCAGGCGGGTCGAAGAGCGCACTCAGGGGCAAATCAGATTCGAGATCTTTCCGGCGGGCCAGCTCGGCAGCGAAAACGAAGTATTGGAGAAAGTCCGGCTCGGCGCGCTCGACATGGCCGCGTCCACGCAGAACTACCTCATCAAGTACGAAAAGGCCTTCGCGGTCATCACCATGCCCTACGTATTCGACAACTACGAGCATGCGCACCGGGTGCTTGACGGCCCGGCGATGACCTGGCTCGCGCCGCTGGCCAAGAAGCAGGGTTTCGTCATGCTGTCCAACTGGGAATGGGGCTTTCGCAACCTGACCAATAACCAGCGTCCGATCAACCAGCCCGGGGATGTGCGCGGCCTGAGGATACGCGTGCCACCCGTGCTGGGGCTTGAGGCCACCATGCAGGCGCTGGGCGCGCAGATCAGCAAGATCGGCTTCAACGAACTCCCACTGGCCTTGTCCCAGGGCATGGTCGATGGCCAGGAAAACCCGCTCAACGTCATTTATTTCTTCAAGCTGCACGAGGCGCAGAAGCACTTGGCGCTGACGCGGCATGTCTACTACAACCAGGTTCACCTCATGAGCGCCAAAAGCTGGGCCAGGCTCACGCCGGCCCAGCAAACCATCGTGCGCGAGGAAAGCAAGGCGGCAGGCGACGGCGCGCGCAAGGCCATCATTGCCGAAGAGGACGAGCTGATCGCCAAAATGGCCGCTGCCGGGGTGAAGGTCACGCGCCCCGACCCCCGGCCGTTCCGCGCCATGATGGAGCCCGCCCACCAAAAGATCAAACTCCTTGCCGGCGAAGAGAATGTACGCAAGTTCCTGAACATGGTCGAGGATGAACGCCGGCCATGA
- a CDS encoding sugar ABC transporter substrate-binding protein, translating into MSLKKTLQAAVATLALVAAAQTLAKDVYRVAVIRWAPTDIYFNGVQMGQELERQRLEKTHGVKIEFRVFGANDVTQQRTEIETQISRGVDGMLFVPWRGEVMRSLVTDLYKKGMPVVTSNALVPGAPQTFVAFDNRHAGRLGGEAIVRRLTELRGADWPSKGGVIIELRCIITASFDIGRHEGYRSVFDPLVKANPNLKIETREARCDDAKAHKAVDELISRHGAASVLAVASIDGTMGVGGAVRALQAQGLLYPFEDPRHIPVATVDGSLVELQAIALGHIDHVSVQPADGEGVLSMRLLFDMMKAGRPMARADKASTIMADSKELWAPVQVEPGTAFDGAWYRTKAFSVPSDVSYDDPRLWSIQMYKLENGGKAPDLIGGKFKN; encoded by the coding sequence ATGAGTTTGAAGAAGACGCTGCAAGCCGCCGTGGCCACTCTGGCGCTGGTGGCCGCCGCCCAGACCCTCGCCAAAGACGTCTATCGCGTTGCCGTGATCCGCTGGGCACCGACCGACATCTACTTCAACGGCGTGCAGATGGGCCAGGAACTGGAGCGCCAGCGCCTGGAAAAAACGCATGGCGTGAAAATCGAATTCCGGGTTTTCGGGGCCAACGACGTGACCCAGCAGCGCACCGAGATCGAAACGCAGATCTCGCGCGGCGTCGATGGAATGCTGTTCGTGCCGTGGCGCGGCGAAGTGATGCGCAGCCTGGTGACCGACCTGTATAAAAAGGGCATGCCGGTGGTCACGAGCAACGCCTTGGTGCCAGGTGCGCCGCAGACTTTCGTCGCCTTCGACAACCGCCACGCGGGACGCCTGGGCGGCGAGGCCATCGTGCGCCGCCTGACCGAACTGCGCGGCGCCGACTGGCCCAGCAAGGGTGGCGTGATCATCGAGCTGCGCTGCATCATCACCGCCTCGTTCGACATCGGCCGCCACGAAGGCTACCGCTCGGTGTTCGACCCGCTCGTCAAGGCCAATCCGAACCTGAAGATCGAAACCCGCGAAGCCCGCTGCGATGACGCCAAAGCACACAAGGCGGTTGATGAGCTGATCTCGCGCCATGGTGCGGCCAGCGTGCTGGCCGTGGCCAGCATCGACGGCACGATGGGCGTCGGTGGAGCGGTGCGGGCACTGCAAGCCCAGGGCCTGCTGTACCCGTTCGAGGATCCGCGCCACATTCCGGTGGCGACCGTCGATGGCTCGCTCGTCGAACTGCAGGCCATCGCGCTCGGCCACATCGACCACGTCTCGGTGCAGCCGGCCGACGGCGAAGGCGTGCTGTCGATGCGGCTGCTGTTCGACATGATGAAAGCCGGCAGGCCGATGGCCAGGGCCGACAAGGCTTCGACCATCATGGCCGACAGCAAGGAACTGTGGGCGCCGGTGCAGGTCGAGCCGGGCACGGCCTTTGATGGCGCCTGGTACCGCACCAAGGCCTTCAGCGTGCCCTCGGACGTCAGCTACGACGATCCGCGGCTGTGGTCGATCCAGATGTACAAGCTGGAGAACGGCGGCAAGGCGCCCGACCTGATCGGCGGGAAGTTCAAAAACTGA
- a CDS encoding TRAP transporter substrate-binding protein, whose amino-acid sequence MKAICSTFIAVLALATCAVTAHAEPITLTLVHAASTTHPEHLAALQFARRVEERTHGQIKTRIFPAAQLGSETEMIQKVRLGAIDMDLASHHYLINYEKAFAVVIMPYVFDNYEHAHRVLDGPAMAWLAPLAEKQGFVILSNWEWGFRNLSNNQRPINQPEDVRGLKIRVPPGVGMEASMEALGAQISKISFKDLYAALSQGRVDGQENPLSVFYHHKLYESQKHLALTRHVYYNMVHFISVKSWTRLTPAQQTIVREESKAAGDGMRKKIIAEEDELIAKLAAAGVKVTRPDPQPFRAMMEPAHQKIKLLAGEENARKFLNMVEDERQP is encoded by the coding sequence ATGAAAGCAATTTGTTCAACATTCATCGCCGTGCTGGCCCTCGCCACTTGCGCAGTGACGGCACATGCCGAGCCGATCACCTTGACGCTTGTCCATGCCGCCTCGACCACGCACCCGGAACACCTGGCGGCGCTGCAGTTTGCCAGGCGGGTCGAAGAGCGCACCCACGGGCAAATCAAGACCAGGATATTCCCGGCGGCTCAGCTCGGCAGCGAAACCGAAATGATCCAGAAAGTCCGACTCGGAGCAATCGACATGGACTTGGCCTCTCACCACTACCTCATCAATTATGAGAAGGCCTTCGCGGTTGTGATCATGCCCTACGTATTCGACAACTACGAGCATGCGCACCGGGTGCTCGACGGCCCGGCGATGGCCTGGCTCGCGCCGCTGGCCGAGAAGCAGGGCTTCGTGATCTTGTCCAACTGGGAATGGGGCTTTCGCAACCTGAGCAACAACCAGCGTCCAATCAACCAGCCCGAGGATGTGCGCGGCCTGAAGATACGCGTCCCGCCTGGGGTTGGAATGGAGGCCAGCATGGAAGCGCTGGGCGCGCAGATTAGCAAGATCAGCTTCAAGGATCTCTACGCGGCGTTGTCGCAAGGACGGGTCGATGGCCAGGAAAACCCGCTCAGTGTCTTTTATCACCACAAGCTGTACGAGTCTCAGAAGCACCTCGCGCTGACGCGGCATGTTTACTACAACATGGTCCACTTCATCAGCGTCAAAAGCTGGACCAGGCTCACGCCGGCCCAGCAAACCATCGTGCGCGAAGAAAGCAAGGCGGCAGGCGACGGCATGCGCAAAAAAATCATTGCCGAAGAGGACGAGCTGATCGCCAAGCTGGCCGCTGCCGGGGTGAAGGTCACACGCCCCGACCCCCAACCGTTCCGCGCCATGATGGAGCCCGCCCACCAAAAGATCAAACTCCTTGCCGGCGAAGAGAACGCACGCAAGTTCCTGAACATGGTCGAGGATGAACGCCAGCCATGA
- a CDS encoding FIST N-terminal domain-containing protein, with protein MKNQPSLQIRRGISTATQEHIAVAEIRRLIHQDQAQLILFFCSTAYDLARLATELRNTFGDTPVIGCTTIGQLGLDGYTSGGISAISLAGDIAAHPFALDLAAMEGRVSGIADETKRIIGMHPDQRPFGLLLVDGLSLMEEQLASLLYRRMPHLPIVGGSASDNPSLQQTHVYVDGEFRTHTAVFTLFRTRLPFRTIKFAHFVPTDTTLVITRSDQEKRVVYEINGEPAAQVYADLVGIPVEELGPPIFSINPLIFEMGGEQYIRAIASVNPDQSLTLYCIIENGMVLSIGRAVDPVANALAAFDRLREDIGEPALVIGCDCLLRRLEFEGSGLLDAMGDIMKCNQVFGFSTYGEQFDGLHMNQTFTGVAIGTGNALA; from the coding sequence ATGAAAAATCAGCCCTCCCTGCAAATCCGGCGCGGCATCTCGACTGCCACGCAAGAGCACATCGCCGTGGCCGAAATCCGCCGCCTCATCCACCAGGACCAGGCGCAACTGATTTTGTTTTTTTGCTCCACAGCCTACGACCTCGCCAGGCTTGCGACCGAATTGCGAAACACGTTTGGCGATACGCCGGTGATTGGCTGCACCACGATTGGGCAACTGGGGCTGGACGGCTATACCAGCGGCGGCATCAGCGCCATCAGCCTGGCTGGGGATATTGCCGCGCATCCTTTCGCGCTGGACCTTGCCGCGATGGAAGGCAGGGTGTCGGGCATCGCCGACGAAACGAAGCGAATCATCGGGATGCATCCGGATCAACGCCCCTTCGGGCTGCTGCTGGTGGACGGGTTGTCCCTGATGGAAGAGCAACTCGCCTCACTGCTGTACCGGCGCATGCCGCATCTGCCCATCGTCGGCGGCTCGGCCAGCGACAACCCGAGCTTGCAGCAAACCCATGTCTATGTCGATGGCGAGTTCCGTACCCATACGGCCGTTTTCACGCTGTTTCGCACACGCCTGCCGTTCCGGACCATCAAGTTCGCGCACTTCGTTCCCACGGACACGACACTGGTCATCACCCGTTCCGACCAGGAAAAACGTGTGGTCTATGAGATCAACGGCGAGCCCGCCGCCCAGGTGTATGCTGATCTGGTCGGCATACCCGTGGAGGAACTGGGTCCGCCGATTTTCTCCATCAACCCGCTCATCTTCGAGATGGGCGGGGAGCAATACATCCGCGCCATTGCCAGCGTCAATCCCGACCAAAGCCTCACGCTGTATTGCATCATCGAAAACGGCATGGTTCTCAGCATTGGGCGCGCGGTCGATCCCGTGGCCAACGCGCTGGCCGCGTTTGACCGGCTGCGCGAAGACATCGGCGAGCCTGCGCTGGTGATCGGATGCGACTGCCTCCTGCGCCGCCTGGAATTTGAAGGCAGCGGCCTGCTCGATGCGATGGGCGACATCATGAAATGCAACCAGGTCTTCGGCTTCAGCACTTATGGCGAACAATTCGACGGCCTGCACATGAACCAGACCTTCACGGGCGTGGCCATCGGGACCGGCAATGCCCTCGCGTGA
- a CDS encoding TRAP transporter substrate-binding protein has product MIKKIRFSILRALLVLGFAAHAPAGHAQSIALTMVHGAPVDHPVNLAALQFAKHVERRTGGQIKVEVYPANQLGSPSEQLQKVKLGTVDMALPSQGDLSKYEKAFSVVLLPYVFDSYEHAHRVLDGPAMAWLAPLAEKQGFILLNNWEWGFRNLTNNLRPINKPEDIRGLKVRVPPGIEYEATMEALGGVITKISFAELRPALAQGVVDGQETPISVIYFNKYYEVQKHLALTRHVYYNFIHTINARSWARLSPAQQAIVREESKATSDAVRKAIITDEDALIAKLERLGMQVTRPDLKAFRAMVEPARKQISAHAGEANVQRFMKMAEDARKK; this is encoded by the coding sequence ATGATTAAAAAGATTCGCTTCTCAATCCTGCGGGCGCTGCTCGTGCTGGGGTTCGCAGCCCATGCGCCTGCCGGCCACGCCCAGTCCATCGCACTGACGATGGTGCATGGAGCGCCGGTCGATCACCCGGTGAACCTGGCAGCCCTGCAGTTTGCCAAGCATGTCGAACGGCGCACCGGCGGGCAAATCAAGGTCGAGGTTTACCCCGCCAACCAGCTGGGCAGCCCCAGTGAGCAGTTGCAAAAGGTCAAGCTCGGCACGGTTGACATGGCCTTGCCTTCCCAGGGCGACCTGAGCAAGTACGAAAAGGCCTTTTCGGTCGTCTTGCTGCCCTATGTGTTCGACAGCTATGAGCATGCGCACCGGGTGCTCGACGGCCCGGCAATGGCCTGGCTGGCGCCGCTGGCCGAGAAGCAGGGATTCATCCTGCTCAACAACTGGGAATGGGGGTTTCGCAACCTGACCAACAACCTGCGCCCGATCAACAAACCCGAAGATATACGGGGCCTGAAAGTACGCGTTCCGCCCGGAATCGAATACGAGGCGACCATGGAGGCGCTGGGGGGTGTCATCACCAAGATTTCTTTCGCTGAACTGCGTCCAGCTCTGGCGCAAGGGGTGGTCGATGGGCAGGAAACGCCGATCTCGGTGATTTATTTCAACAAATACTACGAAGTCCAGAAACATCTCGCGCTGACACGCCATGTTTACTACAACTTCATTCACACCATCAATGCCAGGAGCTGGGCCAGACTGAGCCCGGCCCAGCAGGCAATCGTGCGCGAGGAAAGCAAGGCCACCAGCGATGCGGTGCGCAAGGCGATCATCACGGATGAAGATGCCTTGATCGCCAAGCTGGAACGCCTGGGAATGCAAGTCACGCGGCCCGACCTCAAGGCGTTCCGCGCCATGGTCGAACCCGCCCGCAAGCAAATTTCGGCCCATGCCGGCGAAGCGAATGTGCAGCGCTTCATGAAGATGGCTGAAGATGCCCGCAAGAAGTAA
- a CDS encoding aspartate aminotransferase family protein produces the protein MDMTDSTQLPRTRLDAAWLDAHWMPYSANRNFKANPRMIVSGKGAYYTDSDGRQIFDGLSGLWCCGLGHARSELTEAVTRQMNTLDYSPAFQFGHPLSFELANRIKELTPAGLDHVFFTGSGSESADTSLKMARAYWRTKGLASKTRLIGREKGYHGVNFGGISVGGIGANRKLFGQGVEADHLPHTQLKKNAFSRGMPAEGAELADELLNLIALHDASNIAAVIVEPFSGSAGVVVPPVGYLQRLREICTANNILLIFDEVITGFGRCGAFTGSEAFGVTPDILNIAKQVTNGVQPLGAVVAKKEIYDTFMAAGGLEYLLEFPHGYTYSAHPVACAAGLATLDILQKEDMMGRVNALAPYFENAVHGLKGARHVTDIRNFGLAAGFSIDALPGEPARRPYEIGMAMWKKGFYVRYGGDTIQLAPPFIATPEEIDRLIDALGETLMHTD, from the coding sequence ATGGACATGACCGATTCCACACAGCTGCCCCGCACGCGACTTGACGCCGCCTGGCTGGACGCGCACTGGATGCCCTACAGCGCCAACCGCAACTTCAAGGCCAACCCGCGCATGATCGTCAGCGGCAAGGGCGCTTACTACACCGACAGCGATGGCCGGCAGATTTTCGACGGCCTGTCGGGCCTGTGGTGCTGCGGCCTGGGCCATGCCAGGAGCGAACTGACCGAAGCCGTGACGCGCCAGATGAACACGCTCGATTATTCGCCCGCCTTCCAGTTCGGCCACCCGCTGTCGTTCGAACTGGCCAACCGCATCAAGGAACTCACGCCCGCCGGGCTCGACCATGTGTTTTTCACCGGCTCGGGCTCGGAGTCGGCCGACACCTCGCTGAAAATGGCGCGCGCCTACTGGCGCACCAAGGGTCTGGCCAGCAAGACCCGGCTGATCGGCCGCGAAAAAGGCTACCACGGCGTGAATTTCGGCGGCATCTCGGTCGGCGGCATCGGCGCCAACCGCAAGCTGTTCGGCCAGGGCGTGGAAGCCGACCACCTGCCGCACACCCAACTCAAGAAGAACGCGTTTTCGCGCGGCATGCCGGCCGAGGGCGCCGAGCTGGCCGACGAGCTGCTGAACCTGATCGCGCTGCACGACGCGTCGAACATTGCCGCCGTCATCGTCGAGCCGTTCTCGGGTTCGGCCGGCGTTGTCGTTCCGCCCGTGGGCTACCTGCAGCGGCTGCGCGAGATTTGCACCGCGAACAACATCCTGCTGATTTTTGACGAGGTCATCACCGGCTTTGGCCGCTGCGGCGCCTTCACCGGCTCCGAGGCTTTCGGCGTCACGCCCGACATCCTGAACATTGCCAAGCAGGTCACCAACGGCGTGCAGCCGCTGGGCGCGGTGGTCGCCAAAAAAGAAATCTACGACACCTTCATGGCGGCGGGCGGGCTGGAGTACCTGCTCGAATTCCCGCACGGCTACACCTATTCGGCGCATCCGGTGGCCTGCGCGGCGGGCCTGGCGACGCTGGACATCCTGCAAAAGGAGGACATGATGGGCCGCGTGAACGCCCTGGCGCCGTATTTCGAGAATGCGGTGCATGGCCTGAAGGGCGCCCGACATGTCACCGACATCCGCAACTTCGGCCTGGCCGCCGGCTTCAGCATCGACGCCCTGCCCGGCGAACCTGCGCGCCGGCCTTACGAGATCGGCATGGCGATGTGGAAAAAGGGCTTTTACGTGCGCTACGGCGGCGACACCATCCAGCTGGCGCCGCCCTTCATCGCCACGCCCGAGGAAATCGACCGCCTGATCGACGCCTTGGGCGAGACGCTGATGCACACCGACTGA
- a CDS encoding sensor histidine kinase, translated as MKLDKASSNMAWLRRSPSLKLELALGFGVVIALTLVLGVAAYLSEERSVLAVNKLLTIDNRMADLSLRSAQAMHKARRAESDLLLSLDELGLAAASERYEPLVQSSLIDMREYLTSIQILSTHPDILDNIKQIEAQIQQYESGFSTLLNLSKKLDQTAPEWEEKFRRMGPEAEALLKGVKGAHQQNLKDSFQNLRQHEDDFTSHRKELQLQLFQAGVTELRAQLQAPHPPGAEYQRLVTLLNDYAQIYQHYVEMVHAIQAVQHQYVQAALAMEPLLEDMHTTATMRAVQTRNGVESAASFTRWTILVTASIATFLGAIVAFLVSQRITGAVTKLITFSERVASGDFSARAQQSHEHEFAILARAMNQMAQSLENSRTELLAAARQAGMAEIATNVLHNVGNILNSVNVSADLLGSTLRTSRAQGLARAVQLMNEHAADLGEFLTLDDKGRLLPGYLAQLAQALAAEQQGMAEELARLIRSIDHIKDVVATQQSYAGSSSIVEPVQICALAEDALRMSGEALARHQVSVVKDFAQTPVLRLDRARVLQILVNLISNAKHAMDGVADRSHRLTLNIHVAGNADGSKSLRVCVSDEGEGISADNLTRIFAHGFTTRKAGHGFGLHSCALAARQMGGALTAHSDGPGRGATFTLELPIDTAQGAS; from the coding sequence GTGAAATTGGACAAGGCTTCCAGCAACATGGCGTGGCTGCGGCGCTCACCGAGCCTGAAGCTTGAGCTTGCGCTTGGATTCGGCGTGGTCATCGCGCTGACGCTGGTGCTGGGCGTCGCCGCCTACCTGAGCGAGGAACGCTCGGTTCTCGCCGTCAACAAGCTTTTGACCATCGACAACAGGATGGCCGACCTCAGCCTGCGCAGCGCGCAGGCGATGCACAAGGCGCGCCGAGCCGAAAGCGATCTGCTGCTCTCCCTGGACGAGCTTGGGCTGGCTGCGGCAAGCGAGCGCTACGAGCCGCTGGTGCAATCGAGTCTGATCGATATGCGCGAATACCTGACGAGCATTCAGATACTGTCCACCCATCCCGACATCCTCGACAACATCAAGCAGATCGAAGCGCAGATTCAACAGTACGAAAGTGGATTTTCAACCCTGCTCAATCTCTCAAAAAAATTAGATCAGACGGCACCGGAATGGGAAGAAAAATTCCGCCGCATGGGACCGGAGGCCGAAGCGCTGCTCAAAGGGGTCAAAGGCGCCCATCAACAGAACCTGAAAGACAGCTTTCAGAACCTGCGCCAGCATGAAGATGATTTCACCAGTCACCGCAAAGAACTGCAATTGCAGCTGTTTCAGGCGGGCGTCACCGAATTGCGCGCGCAACTTCAGGCGCCTCATCCGCCAGGGGCGGAGTATCAGCGCCTGGTAACGCTGCTGAATGACTATGCGCAGATCTACCAGCACTACGTGGAAATGGTCCACGCGATCCAGGCGGTCCAGCATCAATACGTGCAAGCCGCGCTGGCCATGGAACCCTTGCTGGAAGATATGCACACCACCGCCACCATGCGCGCCGTCCAGACCCGTAACGGCGTCGAAAGCGCCGCCAGTTTTACGCGCTGGACCATCTTGGTCACCGCGTCCATTGCCACGTTCCTGGGCGCAATCGTTGCATTCCTGGTGTCGCAACGCATTACCGGTGCCGTGACGAAGCTGATCACTTTTTCCGAGCGCGTCGCCTCGGGGGATTTCAGCGCAAGGGCACAGCAAAGCCACGAACATGAATTCGCCATCCTGGCGCGCGCCATGAACCAGATGGCGCAATCCCTTGAGAATTCGCGAACCGAGTTGCTGGCCGCCGCGCGCCAGGCCGGCATGGCCGAGATCGCCACCAACGTGCTGCACAACGTGGGCAACATCCTCAACAGCGTGAACGTCTCGGCCGACCTGCTCGGCAGCACGCTGCGCACCTCGCGCGCCCAAGGCCTGGCGCGGGCGGTGCAGTTGATGAACGAGCACGCAGCCGACCTGGGCGAGTTTTTGACCCTGGACGACAAGGGCCGGCTGCTGCCGGGCTATCTGGCCCAGTTGGCCCAGGCGCTGGCCGCAGAGCAGCAAGGCATGGCCGAGGAACTCGCCCGCCTCATCCGCAGCATCGATCACATCAAGGACGTGGTGGCCACCCAGCAGTCCTACGCGGGGAGTTCGAGCATTGTCGAGCCGGTGCAGATCTGCGCGCTGGCCGAGGATGCCCTGCGCATGAGCGGCGAAGCGCTCGCGCGCCATCAGGTCAGCGTGGTCAAGGACTTCGCGCAGACCCCGGTGCTGCGGCTGGACCGGGCGCGGGTGCTGCAGATCCTGGTGAACCTGATCAGCAATGCCAAGCATGCGATGGACGGCGTGGCGGACCGCTCGCACCGGCTGACCCTGAACATCCATGTCGCCGGCAACGCCGACGGCAGCAAGAGCCTGCGGGTCTGCGTGAGCGACGAGGGCGAGGGCATTTCGGCGGACAACCTCACGCGCATCTTCGCGCACGGCTTCACCACGCGCAAGGCCGGCCACGGCTTCGGGCTGCACAGCTGCGCCCTGGCCGCCCGGCAGATGGGCGGCGCCCTCACGGCCCACAGCGACGGCCCCGGCCGGGGCGCCACCTTCACACTCGAACTTCCGATTGATACAGCACAAGGCGCGTCATGA